The proteins below come from a single Thermopolyspora flexuosa genomic window:
- a CDS encoding lysylphosphatidylglycerol synthase transmembrane domain-containing protein has protein sequence MRNTWLQILLSAASLALAVLLVVLLPQILQALTGAEVSWAQIGSGFARLSPAMIGLMALVWAASLWAYTFVLTNSLPGLSHLQALTLNAAGSAVSNLLPFGGAAGVALTFAMTRGWGFPTRAVVVSTLVSGIWNTLFRFILPAVGIVALLLAGKVPDPTVANAAWVGAVSILVLVAVVAAALYWERAARLLGRALDALVRLAPRRVRPAEGRISGAIHRLRADTADIVHRRWAGLSGGMTAFLVFQCLIMAACLVATGAYPGPAETVAVFALSRVLTTALVTPSGAGIMEGGVATLLVAFGEPAAEAAVAALLFGFWTYTIEIPVGGLALGAWSLLRRRPARQQPVDRTPSERRSRS, from the coding sequence ATGAGGAACACCTGGCTGCAGATCCTGCTCTCGGCGGCCTCGCTCGCCCTCGCCGTGCTCCTCGTGGTGCTGCTGCCGCAGATCCTGCAGGCGCTCACCGGCGCGGAGGTGAGCTGGGCGCAGATCGGCTCCGGCTTCGCCCGGCTCAGCCCGGCGATGATCGGCCTGATGGCCCTGGTGTGGGCGGCGAGCCTGTGGGCGTACACGTTCGTGCTCACCAACTCGCTGCCCGGCCTGTCCCACCTGCAGGCGCTCACCCTCAACGCCGCGGGCAGCGCGGTGAGCAACCTGCTGCCGTTCGGCGGCGCGGCCGGGGTCGCGCTCACCTTCGCGATGACCAGGGGCTGGGGGTTCCCCACCCGGGCCGTGGTGGTCTCCACCCTGGTGTCGGGCATCTGGAACACGCTGTTCCGGTTCATCCTGCCCGCGGTCGGCATCGTCGCCCTGCTGCTGGCGGGCAAGGTGCCGGACCCGACCGTGGCGAACGCCGCCTGGGTGGGCGCCGTCTCGATCCTCGTCCTCGTCGCCGTGGTCGCCGCCGCGCTCTACTGGGAGCGCGCCGCCCGCCTGCTCGGCCGCGCGCTCGACGCCCTGGTACGGCTCGCGCCGCGGCGCGTCCGCCCCGCCGAGGGCCGGATCTCCGGGGCGATCCACCGGCTGCGCGCCGACACCGCGGACATCGTGCACCGCCGCTGGGCGGGCCTGTCCGGCGGCATGACCGCGTTCCTCGTCTTCCAGTGCCTGATCATGGCGGCCTGCCTGGTCGCCACCGGCGCCTACCCCGGCCCGGCGGAGACCGTGGCGGTGTTCGCGCTCAGCCGGGTGCTCACCACCGCCCTGGTCACCCCGAGCGGCGCCGGGATCATGGAGGGCGGGGTGGCCACCCTGCTCGTCGCGTTCGGCGAGCCCGCGGCCGAGGCCGCGGTCGCCGCGCTGCTGTTCGGGTTCTGGACCTACACGATCGAGATCCCGGTGGGCGGCCTCGCCCTCGGCGCGTGGTCCCTGCTGCGCCGCAGACCCGCACGGCAACAGCCTGTTGATCGAACGCCAAGCGAGCGCAGATCCCGCTCTTGA
- a CDS encoding PIG-L family deacetylase produces MSRTAVFFHAHPDDEALLTAGTMAMLAAEGHRVVLVVATAGERGLADLPHGDRLGETRMNELYRSAAGLGASRVVHLGYADSGLAAGGAAPDDRPPNAFIDADVEQAARRLADVLDEERADLVTIYDPAGGYGHPDHVQVHRVGRRAAELAGTPIVLEATVNRDPLLRALRLAGRFYRFPPDFDLRAFEKAYSPGSAITHRVNVRRYAKAKRASMAAHASQTTGGDGDRTLALMLRLPRPLYRLVFGTEWYVRRDLPPGTRLRHPFDAFPG; encoded by the coding sequence GTGTCACGCACCGCGGTCTTCTTCCACGCGCATCCCGACGACGAAGCACTGCTGACGGCCGGGACCATGGCGATGCTCGCGGCCGAGGGCCACCGGGTGGTCCTCGTGGTGGCCACGGCCGGGGAGCGCGGCCTCGCCGACCTGCCGCACGGCGACCGGCTCGGCGAGACCCGCATGAACGAGCTGTACCGGTCCGCGGCCGGGCTCGGCGCGTCCCGCGTGGTCCACCTCGGGTACGCCGACTCGGGCCTCGCCGCGGGCGGCGCCGCCCCCGACGACCGCCCGCCGAACGCGTTCATCGACGCCGACGTCGAGCAGGCCGCGCGGCGGCTCGCGGACGTCCTCGACGAGGAGCGGGCCGACCTGGTGACGATCTACGACCCGGCGGGCGGCTACGGGCACCCCGACCACGTGCAGGTGCACCGGGTGGGCAGGCGCGCCGCCGAGCTCGCGGGCACCCCGATCGTGCTCGAGGCCACGGTGAACCGCGACCCGCTGCTGCGGGCGCTGCGGCTCGCCGGGCGGTTCTACCGCTTCCCCCCGGACTTCGACCTGCGCGCCTTCGAGAAGGCGTACTCGCCGGGCAGCGCGATCACCCACCGGGTGAACGTGCGCCGGTACGCCAAGGCGAAGCGGGCGAGCATGGCCGCGCACGCCTCCCAGACCACCGGCGGCGACGGCGACCGCACCCTCGCGCTCATGCTCCGCCTCCCCCGCCCGCTCTACCGCCTGGTCTTCGGCACCGAGTGGTACGTGCGCCGCGACCTGCCCCCGGGCACCCGGCTGCGCCACCCGTTCGACGCCTTCCCCGGCTGA
- a CDS encoding glycosyltransferase family 4 protein: MRILHVSDCYLPRLGGIEVQVADLVRAQRAAGHEVRVATATAGAPMDGVERIVAPLPYELPVHPRGTGRLLALMRGYAPDVVHVHAGAVSPFAWMGVRAAVRAGLPVVVTVHSMWDVVTRTVYRALNAVYRWNRWGLVGTAVSEAAARPIRRVAGPRVPVRVVSNGLDVAAWRPAGPRSRTEPDAPVHVVAVGRLAPRKQPLRLLKLLEETRRRVPASVRLRATIVGDGPARASMERYLRARGMGWVSMPGRYPRERIRELLESADVFVAPAPRESFGLAALEARTAGVPVVARTQSGVADFVRPGKEGLLGRDFTELAACLARLAGDAALRESIAEHNRATEPVQCSWPAVLAGFDRCYALAVERTRLRRSG; the protein is encoded by the coding sequence GTGAGGATCCTTCACGTCAGCGACTGTTATCTGCCGCGGCTCGGGGGCATCGAGGTCCAGGTCGCCGACCTGGTGCGGGCACAGCGGGCGGCCGGGCACGAGGTGCGGGTCGCCACGGCGACCGCGGGCGCGCCGATGGACGGGGTCGAGCGCATCGTCGCCCCGCTGCCGTACGAGCTGCCGGTGCACCCGCGCGGCACCGGGCGGCTGCTCGCGCTGATGCGCGGCTACGCGCCGGACGTGGTGCACGTGCACGCCGGGGCGGTGTCGCCGTTCGCCTGGATGGGCGTGCGGGCGGCGGTGCGGGCCGGGTTACCGGTCGTGGTCACCGTGCACAGCATGTGGGACGTGGTCACCCGGACCGTGTACCGGGCGCTCAACGCGGTCTACCGGTGGAACCGCTGGGGGCTGGTGGGCACCGCGGTGAGCGAGGCCGCGGCGCGGCCGATCCGGCGGGTCGCCGGGCCGCGGGTGCCGGTGCGGGTGGTGTCGAACGGCCTCGACGTGGCGGCCTGGCGGCCGGCCGGGCCGCGGAGCCGTACCGAGCCGGACGCGCCGGTGCACGTGGTGGCGGTGGGCCGGCTCGCCCCGCGCAAGCAGCCGCTGCGGCTGCTGAAGCTGCTGGAGGAGACGCGCCGGCGGGTCCCCGCGTCGGTGCGGCTGCGGGCGACGATCGTCGGCGACGGCCCGGCGCGCGCCTCGATGGAGCGCTACCTGCGGGCGCGGGGCATGGGCTGGGTGTCGATGCCCGGCCGCTACCCGCGCGAGCGCATCCGGGAGCTGCTGGAGTCGGCCGACGTGTTCGTGGCGCCCGCCCCCCGGGAGTCGTTCGGGCTCGCCGCGCTGGAGGCGCGCACCGCCGGGGTGCCGGTGGTGGCGCGCACGCAGAGCGGCGTCGCCGACTTCGTACGGCCCGGCAAGGAGGGCCTGCTCGGCCGCGACTTCACCGAGCTGGCGGCCTGCCTCGCCCGGCTCGCCGGGGACGCGGCGCTGCGCGAGTCGATCGCCGAGCACAACCGGGCGACCGAGCCGGTGCAGTGCTCCTGGCCGGCCGTGCTCGCGGGGTTCGACCGCTGCTACGCGCTGGCGGTGGAGCGCACCCGCCTGCGGCGTTCGGGCTGA
- the cysS gene encoding cysteine--tRNA ligase, which yields MPLRLYDTYSRAVRNFTPRRGRDVSIYICGPTVVAPPHVGQLRCQVSFDVLARWLKYRGCTVTLCRNVTDMEDMILRRALMENVPWWLIAETNYRSFFAAYELLGCLPPTVEPRATGHITEMIELIEELLRRRHAYVVDGDVYFSVDSFPEYGRLSRRRAEHMRASAEPGRGKRHPSDFALWKRAKPGEPYWRTPWGDGRPGWHVQCSVMARKYLGREFDIHAGGAPLIFPHHENEIAQSKAAGDGFARYWLHGGTVTRGGEKIHKSVDSPFSLSRILTEVRPIELRYYLAMSHYRSDLEFSWTALRDAAAAFRRIEGFVLRASRRLPHAAPATVVPEPFAAAMNNDLNVPRALTVVWAAVNEGNRALAEGDEAVLADACSRLRAMLGVLGLDPLGEPWAARRARDSRLEQTALALADLVVNLAESARARGDDALADRLLTQVREAMDGVRPVRAEAERPVSLLAG from the coding sequence ATGCCACTGCGACTCTACGACACGTACAGCCGTGCCGTTCGGAATTTCACGCCGCGTCGTGGCCGGGATGTTTCCATTTATATCTGCGGCCCGACCGTCGTGGCACCCCCGCACGTCGGTCAGCTTCGTTGCCAGGTGAGTTTCGATGTGCTCGCCCGGTGGCTGAAATACCGCGGCTGCACGGTCACCTTGTGCCGGAATGTCACGGACATGGAGGACATGATACTCCGGCGGGCGCTGATGGAAAACGTGCCGTGGTGGCTGATCGCGGAAACAAACTATCGTTCGTTTTTCGCCGCCTACGAACTTCTTGGTTGCCTGCCGCCGACCGTGGAGCCACGGGCCACCGGGCATATCACGGAAATGATCGAGCTGATCGAGGAGCTGTTGCGCCGGCGGCACGCCTACGTGGTGGACGGCGACGTGTATTTCTCGGTCGATTCGTTTCCGGAGTACGGCCGGCTGTCCCGGCGGCGCGCCGAGCACATGCGGGCGTCGGCCGAGCCGGGCCGGGGCAAGCGCCACCCGTCGGACTTCGCGCTGTGGAAGCGGGCCAAGCCCGGCGAGCCGTACTGGCGCACCCCGTGGGGTGACGGGCGGCCGGGCTGGCACGTGCAGTGCTCGGTGATGGCACGCAAGTACCTGGGCCGGGAGTTCGACATCCACGCGGGCGGCGCGCCGCTGATCTTCCCGCACCACGAGAACGAGATCGCCCAGTCGAAGGCGGCGGGCGACGGCTTCGCCCGCTACTGGCTGCACGGCGGCACGGTGACCCGGGGCGGCGAGAAGATCCACAAGTCCGTCGACAGCCCGTTCTCGCTGTCGCGCATCCTCACCGAGGTCCGGCCGATCGAGCTGCGCTACTACCTCGCCATGTCGCACTACCGGTCGGACCTGGAGTTCTCCTGGACGGCGCTGCGCGACGCGGCCGCGGCCTTCCGCCGCATCGAGGGCTTCGTGCTGCGCGCCTCCCGGCGGCTGCCGCACGCCGCTCCGGCCACCGTGGTGCCCGAGCCGTTCGCGGCGGCGATGAACAACGACCTCAACGTGCCCCGCGCGCTCACCGTGGTCTGGGCGGCGGTCAACGAGGGCAACCGGGCCCTCGCCGAGGGCGACGAGGCGGTGCTCGCGGACGCCTGCTCCCGGCTGCGCGCCATGCTCGGGGTGCTCGGGCTCGACCCGCTCGGCGAGCCGTGGGCCGCGCGCCGCGCCCGCGACTCACGGCTGGAGCAGACCGCCCTCGCCCTCGCCGACCTCGTTGTCAACCTCGCCGAGTCGGCGCGGGCCCGTGGCGACGACGCGCTCGCCGACCGGCTGCTCACCCAGGTGCGGGAGGCGATGGACGGCGTGCGCCCGGTCCGCGCCGAGGCGGAACGGCCCGTCTCGCTCCTCGCCGGCTGA
- a CDS encoding helix-turn-helix domain-containing protein, whose product MARGEHAPSCARGWRQQAEARGWTMWQTVQAIHGCCGVSLLKAHRLARGWSARQAIQELERLCDEEGLGSPRASIDLLNAWENGRARPRPQTIDLLARLYKANAVRLGLAADYCEDGENAPRVVVVAAGGQDHPGGHTFIEETDDDAERRALFHDMLLSTALPDGRFFAEVERVRQDIDLALAAGNATEDQLDRIDEQVLRFRREYMDTASVTMLCRLMLELCGLRRLLALRQPAAVQRRLLHATTMLALLAADALMRLGDTRQAAAWYGTARTASDDIGDSRLRALVRAQETMLSYHYGDPMETVRLAREARRLAGNAPSSPAALAAAAEARALARLGDRKAAKAALAEAEQIFVRMRGSNQDDLAFAFSERRMHFYRAGTLIELGAVSDDEALLRSGEQTFHSLDLGLVLLEQAEHMARVGDLEGACGRAADALLQVPIEQRTSIVVNRAHRLLTSVPPELRDRPNVQRLHELLMDTLPQTPLGHTIAARTFANAFPGGQPGQAGATTALPDRCGAHRTPRADQRPDPRCDQRHQARPDPRRDAANAPRPGRSTMGLT is encoded by the coding sequence ATGGCCCGTGGAGAGCATGCCCCGTCATGCGCCCGCGGCTGGCGGCAGCAGGCCGAGGCCCGGGGCTGGACCATGTGGCAGACCGTCCAGGCGATCCACGGCTGCTGCGGGGTGAGCCTGCTCAAGGCGCATCGGCTCGCCCGCGGGTGGTCGGCCCGCCAGGCGATCCAGGAGCTGGAGCGGCTCTGCGACGAGGAGGGCCTCGGCTCCCCGCGCGCGAGCATCGACCTGCTCAACGCCTGGGAGAACGGCCGCGCCCGGCCGCGTCCGCAGACCATCGACCTGCTCGCCCGGCTGTACAAGGCGAACGCGGTACGGCTCGGCCTCGCCGCCGACTACTGCGAGGACGGGGAGAACGCGCCCCGGGTCGTGGTGGTCGCCGCCGGCGGCCAGGACCATCCCGGCGGGCACACGTTCATCGAGGAGACCGACGACGACGCCGAGCGCCGCGCGCTCTTCCACGACATGCTGCTCAGCACCGCCCTGCCCGACGGCCGGTTCTTCGCCGAGGTGGAGCGCGTGCGGCAGGACATCGACCTCGCGCTCGCCGCGGGCAACGCCACCGAGGACCAGCTCGACCGGATCGACGAGCAGGTGCTGCGGTTCCGCCGGGAGTACATGGACACCGCGTCGGTGACCATGCTCTGCCGGCTCATGCTCGAGCTGTGCGGGCTGCGCCGCCTGCTCGCGCTGCGCCAGCCCGCCGCGGTGCAGCGCCGCCTGCTGCACGCCACCACGATGCTCGCGCTGCTCGCCGCCGACGCGCTCATGCGGCTCGGCGACACCCGGCAGGCCGCCGCCTGGTACGGCACCGCCCGCACCGCCTCCGACGACATCGGCGACTCGCGGCTGCGCGCCCTGGTCCGTGCCCAGGAGACGATGCTCTCCTACCACTACGGCGACCCCATGGAGACGGTACGGCTCGCCCGCGAGGCCCGCCGGCTCGCCGGGAACGCGCCGAGCTCCCCGGCCGCGCTCGCCGCGGCGGCCGAGGCGCGGGCGCTCGCCCGGCTCGGCGACCGCAAGGCGGCGAAGGCCGCGCTCGCCGAGGCCGAGCAGATCTTCGTCCGGATGCGCGGCAGCAACCAGGACGACCTCGCCTTCGCCTTCTCCGAGCGGCGCATGCACTTCTACCGCGCGGGCACGCTCATCGAGCTCGGCGCGGTGTCCGACGACGAGGCGCTGCTGCGCTCCGGCGAGCAGACCTTCCACAGCCTCGACCTCGGCCTGGTGTTACTCGAGCAGGCCGAGCACATGGCCCGCGTCGGCGACCTCGAGGGCGCCTGCGGGCGCGCGGCCGACGCGCTGCTGCAGGTGCCGATCGAGCAGCGCACCTCGATCGTGGTGAACCGGGCGCACCGGCTGCTCACCTCGGTGCCGCCCGAGCTGCGGGACCGGCCGAACGTGCAGCGGCTGCACGAGCTGCTCATGGACACCCTGCCGCAGACCCCGCTGGGCCACACGATCGCCGCCAGGACCTTCGCGAACGCCTTCCCGGGCGGGCAGCCGGGGCAGGCCGGCGCCACGACCGCGCTCCCCGACCGCTGCGGCGCCCACCGCACCCCGCGCGCCGACCAGCGGCCCGACCCCCGCTGCGACCAACGCCACCAGGCCCGCCCCGACCCCCGCCGTGACGCCGCGAACGCGCCGCGGCCCGGCCGGTCGACGATGGGCCTGACGTGA
- a CDS encoding phosphotransferase family protein yields the protein MIAGALAEEAFGVLHTVGSRLGVNTKGAKLLRLRSNAVFKLRSGLIVRITATPDGAPQTHTGLAVARWLVRRGFPSVRPADYISDEPIEHHGRLVTFWQYVPVSGRPTTRELGRILRHLHDQPVPPFPIKRLADPLAEVRGAVESCSEVLTPDQRAWLRDRIAELTEAWNTLESCGPPVLLHGDAWIDNLLRRRDGRAVLCDWDGVAVGPREWDLVHTYHGQRRFGLSAADVDEFARAYGCDLREWPGFGTLMEIRDMYAIGIHIRNAAGDPFSRQELPRRLDSLTRGDGHARWYMAEPAVKVT from the coding sequence GTGATCGCGGGGGCCCTCGCCGAAGAGGCCTTCGGCGTGCTGCACACGGTCGGGAGCCGCCTCGGCGTGAACACCAAGGGGGCCAAGCTGCTGCGGCTGCGCAGCAACGCGGTGTTCAAGCTGCGCAGCGGGCTGATCGTGCGGATCACCGCCACCCCCGACGGCGCCCCGCAGACGCACACCGGGCTCGCGGTCGCCCGCTGGCTGGTCCGGCGCGGCTTCCCCTCGGTACGGCCCGCCGACTACATCTCCGACGAGCCGATCGAGCACCACGGCCGCCTGGTCACCTTCTGGCAGTACGTGCCGGTGAGCGGCCGCCCCACCACCCGGGAGCTCGGCCGCATCCTGCGCCACCTGCACGACCAGCCGGTGCCGCCGTTCCCGATCAAGCGGCTCGCCGACCCGCTCGCCGAGGTGCGCGGCGCGGTGGAGTCCTGCTCCGAGGTGCTCACCCCGGACCAGCGGGCCTGGCTGCGCGACCGCATCGCCGAGCTCACCGAGGCGTGGAACACGCTGGAGAGCTGCGGGCCGCCGGTGCTGCTGCACGGCGACGCGTGGATCGACAACCTGCTGCGCCGCCGCGACGGCCGCGCCGTGCTGTGCGACTGGGACGGCGTCGCGGTCGGGCCGCGCGAGTGGGACCTGGTGCACACCTACCACGGGCAGCGCCGGTTCGGCCTGTCCGCGGCGGACGTGGACGAGTTCGCCCGCGCCTACGGCTGCGACCTGCGCGAGTGGCCCGGGTTCGGCACCCTGATGGAGATCAGGGACATGTACGCGATCGGCATCCACATCCGCAACGCCGCGGGCGACCCGTTCTCCCGGCAGGAGCTGCCGCGCCGCCTCGACTCGCTCACCAGGGGCGACGGCCACGCGCGGTGGTACATGGCGGAGCCCGCCGTCAAAGTGACCTGA
- a CDS encoding IclR family transcriptional regulator, translating into MTTPGQTPPTVTGKVMRILEAFAPGDVRLTLTEICRRADLPLATGHRLIAELVAGGFLERLPDASYRVGTRLWQIGIQAARPRELRELALPYMLDLYAETRENIQLAVLRGDRAMYLERLRGPKSVPVLTRVASELPLHATAVGKVLLAFSPPELTERVIAQGLTKHAPNTITDPERLRADLAEVRRTGLAYTVEEMSIGTCSVAAPVYGQGEEVVAALSVVAWRHSADVKRFGPAVRSAARALSKDLAAKDPAAR; encoded by the coding sequence ATGACGACGCCCGGGCAGACGCCGCCGACGGTCACGGGCAAGGTCATGCGCATCCTGGAGGCCTTCGCCCCCGGGGACGTACGGCTGACGCTCACCGAGATCTGCCGTCGCGCCGACCTGCCGCTGGCGACCGGCCATCGGCTCATCGCCGAGCTGGTCGCGGGAGGCTTCCTCGAGCGGCTGCCGGACGCCTCGTACCGGGTGGGCACCCGGCTGTGGCAGATCGGCATCCAGGCGGCCCGGCCGCGCGAGCTGCGCGAGCTCGCCCTGCCGTACATGCTCGACCTGTACGCCGAGACCCGGGAGAACATCCAGCTCGCGGTGCTGCGCGGGGACCGGGCGATGTACCTGGAGCGGCTGCGCGGCCCCAAGTCGGTGCCGGTGCTCACCCGGGTCGCGTCCGAGCTGCCGCTGCACGCCACCGCCGTGGGCAAGGTGCTGCTCGCGTTCTCGCCGCCCGAGCTCACCGAGCGGGTGATCGCCCAGGGGCTCACCAAGCACGCGCCCAACACCATCACCGACCCCGAGCGGCTGCGCGCCGACCTGGCCGAGGTGCGCCGTACCGGGCTCGCCTACACCGTCGAGGAGATGTCGATCGGCACCTGCTCGGTGGCCGCGCCGGTCTACGGGCAGGGCGAGGAGGTGGTCGCCGCGCTGTCCGTGGTGGCCTGGCGGCACAGCGCGGACGTCAAGCGGTTCGGGCCGGCGGTGCGCTCGGCGGCCCGCGCGCTCTCCAAGGACCTCGCCGCCAAGGACCCGGCGGCACGCTGA
- the pobA gene encoding 4-hydroxybenzoate 3-monooxygenase — protein sequence MRTQVGIIGAGPAGLLLSHLLHLRGIDSVVLEIRSREYCEGRVRAGVLEQGTVDILTEAGVADRLHREGLVHHGIELRYGGKGHRIAFERLVPGRAITVYGQQEVVKDLFEARFAAGGTIHFEVPDVELHDIDTDHPSITFQGQRLECDFIAGCDGFHGVSRKSIPEGALTIYERTYPFAWLGVLAKVPPSTEELIYAYTEDGFALHSMRGPEISRLYLQVPPDASLDEWPDDRIWAELKRRLETIPDWELTTGPIIERGITPMRSFVAEPMRYGRLFLAGDAAHIVPPTGAKGLNLAAADVRMLAEAISHWYATGSDELLDRYSDACLKRIWRAQHFSWWMTTLLHTFDTDDAYGRRLQRSYLDYVTSSEAAATTLAENYVGVPFERFGTFGG from the coding sequence ATGCGAACTCAGGTCGGCATCATCGGGGCCGGGCCTGCAGGCCTGTTGCTGTCCCATCTGCTTCACCTACGGGGAATCGACTCGGTCGTTCTGGAGATCCGGAGCCGGGAGTACTGTGAGGGCCGCGTGCGCGCGGGCGTGCTCGAGCAGGGCACGGTGGACATCCTCACCGAGGCCGGGGTCGCGGACCGGCTGCACCGGGAGGGCCTGGTGCACCACGGCATCGAGCTGCGCTACGGCGGCAAGGGCCACCGCATCGCGTTCGAGCGGCTGGTGCCGGGCCGGGCCATCACCGTGTACGGCCAGCAGGAGGTGGTCAAGGACCTCTTCGAGGCGCGGTTCGCCGCCGGTGGCACGATCCACTTCGAGGTCCCCGACGTCGAGCTGCACGACATCGACACCGACCACCCGTCGATCACCTTCCAGGGGCAGCGGCTGGAGTGCGACTTCATCGCCGGGTGCGACGGCTTCCACGGCGTGTCCCGCAAGTCGATCCCCGAGGGCGCCCTCACGATCTACGAGCGGACCTACCCCTTCGCCTGGCTCGGCGTCCTGGCGAAGGTGCCGCCCTCCACCGAGGAGCTGATCTACGCCTACACCGAGGACGGCTTCGCGCTGCACAGCATGCGCGGCCCCGAGATCAGCCGCCTCTACCTGCAGGTGCCGCCGGACGCGTCGCTCGACGAGTGGCCGGACGACCGCATCTGGGCCGAGCTGAAGCGGCGGCTGGAGACCATCCCGGACTGGGAGCTCACCACCGGCCCGATCATCGAGCGGGGCATCACGCCGATGCGCAGCTTCGTGGCCGAGCCGATGCGGTACGGCCGGCTCTTCCTCGCCGGGGACGCCGCGCACATCGTGCCGCCCACCGGGGCGAAGGGCCTCAACCTCGCCGCCGCGGACGTGCGCATGCTCGCCGAGGCGATCTCCCACTGGTACGCGACCGGGTCGGACGAGCTGCTCGACCGGTACTCGGACGCCTGCCTCAAGCGGATCTGGCGGGCCCAGCACTTCTCCTGGTGGATGACCACCCTGCTGCACACCTTCGACACCGACGACGCCTACGGCCGCCGCCTGCAGCGCTCCTACCTCGACTACGTCACCTCCTCGGAGGCGGCCGCGACCACCCTCGCCGAGAACTACGTCGGCGTGCCGTTCGAGCGGTTCGGCACCTTCGGCGGCTGA
- a CDS encoding 4a-hydroxytetrahydrobiopterin dehydratase, translating to MRRDLLSAEELAAALPGIPEWRVADGRLRRTVVCPSFRDAIELVRRVADIAEELDHHPDIDIRYRTVHLTLWTHDRGGVTEFDLEAARRIDRLLAAGAGDG from the coding sequence ATGAGACGTGACCTGCTCTCCGCGGAGGAGCTCGCCGCCGCGCTGCCCGGCATCCCGGAGTGGCGGGTGGCCGACGGGCGGCTGCGCCGTACCGTCGTGTGCCCGTCGTTCCGCGACGCGATCGAGCTGGTACGGCGGGTCGCCGACATCGCCGAGGAGCTCGACCACCATCCGGACATCGACATCCGCTACCGCACGGTGCACCTGACGCTGTGGACCCACGACCGGGGCGGCGTCACCGAGTTCGACCTGGAGGCGGCGCGGCGCATCGACCGGCTGCTCGCCGCAGGCGCCGGGGACGGGTGA